Genomic segment of Triticum urartu cultivar G1812 unplaced genomic scaffold, Tu2.1 TuUngrouped_contig_6592, whole genome shotgun sequence:
GAATGCAAGCCAACGAGCACGTAGGCAAAGTTTGACATTAGATGAGAGGCAAGAAATAAATGCACGCCAGCGAGCACGTAGGCAAAGCCTACAACCTGAAGAGCGGCAAGCACTCCTAGCTCAACGTAATGCAAGCTACGCATCTAAACGAGATGCCCTCTGCAGGGATTCTATTGCACTACAGTGACCTACAGGTTCATTGGTGGGACATCCATCATCAAGTTCTTATGTCTTTAGCTACCCAAGTACGCTCGCACAAACTTCTGCTACAATTCAAGGTAATTCTCACACACATCTGTTCATTTTTGCCAATTTTGTCAAAGGTTTAGCTGGTATTTTGACACTGTCATCAACCTAACAGGTAATCTAGGAAGCATAACTGAAATGGTGGAATATGATCACATACTTTTCACTAGCACAGGTACGCTTATGGTGTGGACGCCTACTTTTCTCTACTAATTATATTATAACACACACTACTCACAGTATATGTAATAACATCGATATTCAAATTACATTTAGGAGAAAATGATACTACCCAGCAGAGGGAAGTCACATCGGTGCAATGTCCAACATCTACATCAGTGGACAATTCATCATCACCCCACGATGGTTTCGTATGTTCAGATTCCCCAATAGAAAGCTTTGTCGCCGATGATGATGATTCTCACATGTctgaagaacaagatgatgagTACTTCGCATTTGCTGGGAGAGGTATTGCCAATGCCATGGATACCTTATTTCTCTACATGTAGCACAAAAAAATGCAAGACCTATATAACACCATTCATCTCATGTATATGTAGGTGACGATGAAGACTTGGTAGATGCCTTTACAACAGACACCATTGTCCCCGACCTATATGATcatgtctaccacaatataccagTAAGTACTCACATGTTGACACCAAAACCTGATTGCAATCATTGTGGTGCAAAGAGGTTCCAGTATGAAACAAGTGGATTTTGTTGTCGGTCCGGAAAGATTAACCTAGCACACTCAGAACCTCCCTTGGAACTTCAAATGTTATACACAAGTTCAGATCCCAATGCTGTGCATTTTAGGGAGAACATTCGGTACTTTAATGGACACTTCTCATTCACCACCCTTGGAGTCAGTCTGGACAATAGATACACAAACATGAGTTCAGGAGTGTATACGTTCCGAGCTCACGGTCAGATTTACCACAACGTCTTCTCATTTGGTCCAACTCAAGATGGACCTAAGCATTTGGAGCTCTACTTCTATGATGATGATCCAAGTTTACAACATAGGTTTCGGCACTCCCCAAACCTAGACCGAGATGTCATTCGTAGGCTTGTCGACATCCTCAAGGAAAATCCTTATTCTGAGACATTCAGGAATCTAGGTGGAGTCGATGACCTTGAGGAATACCGTATTGAACTGAATACCGATACGAGGTTGGACCAACGGAGATATAACTTGCCTATATCATCGGAGGTTGCGGCTATTTGGGTTAAGGGTAATGAACTATGTAAGCACTTTGATTGTAGCATAGTACTGTTTGGTAACGACAACAAGAGATATAGCATACGACCATATTATAGATGCTATGATCCGTTGTCTTACCCTTTATTCTTTCCAAGAGGGGAGATTGGTTGGCATCCTGAAATCCCAAAGAACGGCGTCAACTTGAATGAGATACTTCAATCTCGTCGCAGTGGTCGACATAGTCTAGGTAATTCATATAACAGAAATAGCACGTGTTCATTTTGTTTATCCTCATTGTACTTACTTTTCTTAATATTTCCTCTTGTTACCTCTCATTTCCATAGGTACATATACAAATAGTCGATTATGCGTATCTGTTAGAGACTACTATTGCTACAAGTTTCAAATACGTTGTGGTGTATTTAACACCATGCTATACGGTAAACGACTGTTCCAACAGTATGTGGTTGATATGTACATCAAGGTTGAGAGCTCAAGATTGGACTATATCAGAAATCACCAGAAACAAATACGTGCTGATCTTTACCAAGGTGTTGTTGATAGCCTTCAAGCTGGGGAAAACTGTGCGGATGCAGTGGGCAAATGGACTATACTTCCTACATCATTTATTGGGGGAAAGAGAGATAGGAGACGAAGGTATCTTGATGCCATGGCCTTGGTGCAAAAGTATGGGAAACCAGACATATTTTTAACCATGACTTGCAATCCGAATTGGGATGAGATAATTAGTGAGCTGGAGCCTGGACAAACCCCACAGGATCGCCTTGATCTTATCGTACAAGTATTTCGAGCAAAGTTGGAAGACCTCAAGATACAACTTTTTAAAAAGCACATGCTCGGTAAGGTAGCAGCATATGTGTATGTCATTGAGTTTCAGAAAAGTGGTCTGCCACATGCTCATTTCCTCCTAATCATGGAGGGGAGGTACAAGCTAACTTGCCCAAAGCAATATGACTGTCTAATATCTGCTGAATTGCCAGACAAATCCAAGTACCCAGAGTTGTACAAAATGGTCGTCAAGCACATGATGCATGGCCCGTGTGGAGTCCTCAACCCCAAGAACGTGTGCATGCAAAATGGTAGCTGCAAGAACTACTATCCACGACCATTTAATCCGTCAACCCTTCAGGGAAAGGACTCATATCCCATATACCGGAGGAGAGATGAGGACGTCGTGCAAAGGTACGGGGTGAAGATTTAGACAATAGGTGGGTTGTTCCATACAATCCTTACCTACTAAGAAGGTATAGCTGCCACATCAATGTTGAGGTTTG
This window contains:
- the LOC125530835 gene encoding uncharacterized protein LOC125530835 isoform X3, with the protein product MVEYDHILFTSTGENDTTQQREVTSVQCPTSTSVDNSSSPHDGFVCSDSPIESFVADDDDSHMSEEQDDEYFAFAGRGDDEDLVDAFTTDTIVPDLYDHVYHNIPVSRWMM
- the LOC125530835 gene encoding uncharacterized protein LOC125530835 isoform X1, with translation MLTPKPDCNHCGAKRFQYETSGFCCRSGKINLAHSEPPLELQMLYTSSDPNAVHFRENIRYFNGHFSFTTLGVSLDNRYTNMSSGVYTFRAHGQIYHNVFSFGPTQDGPKHLELYFYDDDPSLQHRFRHSPNLDRDVIRRLVDILKENPYSETFRNLGGVDDLEEYRIELNTDTRLDQRRYNLPISSEVAAIWVKGNELCKHFDCSIVLFGNDNKRYSIRPYYRCYDPLSYPLFFPRGEIGWHPEIPKNGVNLNEILQSRRSGRHSLGTYTNSRLCVSVRDYYCYKFQIRCGVFNTMLYGKRLFQQYVVDMYIKVESSRLDYIRNHQKQIRADLYQGVVDSLQAGENCADAVGKWTILPTSFIGGKRDRRRRYLDAMALVQKYGKPDIFLTMTCNPNWDEIISELEPGQTPQDRLDLIVQVFRAKLEDLKIQLFKKHMLGKVAAYVYVIEFQKSGLPHAHFLLIMEGRYKLTCPKQYDCLISAELPDKSKYPELYKMVVKHMMHGPCGVLNPKNVCMQNGSCKNYYPRPFNPSTLQGKDSYPIYRRRDEDVVQRYGVKI